A genomic window from Pecten maximus chromosome 2, xPecMax1.1, whole genome shotgun sequence includes:
- the LOC117321646 gene encoding ankyrin repeat and SOCS box protein 1-like isoform X1: MIPAAISAVFRDCVEIDDEDEEHAYQLYDFVKTGDIENLKKVLEYPEFRAVINMKNHLGCTPLRIAAAEGQLECLRHLLEFGALVDRPDVKLQTPLLVALKNFHFDCAEVLLEQGANPNGDPHHVTTPLYVMTMQGSFRGMKLLLEHGADTSVANNHILPMMSLHVPLCPIQIALAYKQYPCVRLLLNYGSETDYLPSHSPSRDQDHMMLYDLCISKMCILVAFQLLYESGTNIYIRPKDSKQAWELEERPGIKGYLKYITENPRSLKSGCRLSLMRQYGRNLLVQIEKMDIPTVLKSYLSLADIR; encoded by the exons ATGATACCTGCTGCAATCAGTGCAGTATTTCGCGACTGTGTAGAGattgatgatgaagatgaagaGCACGCGTACCAGCTGTATGATTTTGTTAAGACGGGGGACATTGAAAATCTCAAGAAGGTTCTGGAATATCCCGAGTTCCGAGCAGTAATCAATATGAAGAATCACCTTGGATGCACCCCGTTAAGAATTGCAGCCGCGG AGGGTCAGCTTGAGTGTTTACGCCACCTGCTGGAATTTGGAGCATTGGTAGACAGACCAGATGTCAAACTTCAGACTCCATTATTGGTGGCGTTGAAGAATTTCCACTTCGATTGTGCAGAAGTGTTATTAGAGCAAGGAGCTAACCCTAACGGGGACCCACACCATGTCACCACACCTTTGTATGTCATGACAATGCAGGGCTCATTTAGAGGAATGAAG TTACTGTTAGAACATGGTGCTGACACTTCTGTAGCTAATAACCACATCCTACCCATGATGTCCCTGCACGTCCCATTGTGTCCCATTCAGATTGCTCTGGCTTATAAACAATATCCCTGTGTACGACTGCTGCTTAATTACGGGTCTGAAACTGACTATCTACCCTCGCACAGTCCCAGTAGGGATCAGGACCACATGATGCTCTATGATCTTTGCATCAGTAAAATGTGCATTTTGGTGGCATTTCAACTTCTCTATGAGTCTGGTACCAATATATACATACGACCAAAGGATAGTAAACAAGCTTGGGAGCTGGAGGAGAGACCGGGTATCAAGGGCTACCTAAAATACATCACAG AGAATCCACGTAGTCTCAAGTCTGGATGTCGCCTGTCCCTGATGCGTCAGTATGGCCGGAACCTGTTGGTACAGATAGAGAAAATGGACATTCCTACAGTCCTTAAATCCTACCTAAGTCTCGCTGACATCAGATGA
- the LOC117321646 gene encoding ankyrin repeat and SOCS box protein 12-like isoform X2 — MIPAAISAVFRDCVEIDDEDEEHAYQLYDFVKTGDIENLKKVLEYPEFRAVINMKNHLGCTPLRIAAAEGQLECLRHLLEFGALVDRPDVKLQTPLLVALKNFHFDCAEVLLEQGANPNGDPHHVTTPLYVMTMQGSFRGMKLLLEHGADTSVANNHILPMMSLHVPLCPIQIALAYKQYPCVRLLLNYGSETDYLPSHSPSRDQDHMMLYDLCISKMCILVAFQLLYESGTNIYIRPKDSKQAWELEERPGIKGYLKYITGM, encoded by the exons ATGATACCTGCTGCAATCAGTGCAGTATTTCGCGACTGTGTAGAGattgatgatgaagatgaagaGCACGCGTACCAGCTGTATGATTTTGTTAAGACGGGGGACATTGAAAATCTCAAGAAGGTTCTGGAATATCCCGAGTTCCGAGCAGTAATCAATATGAAGAATCACCTTGGATGCACCCCGTTAAGAATTGCAGCCGCGG AGGGTCAGCTTGAGTGTTTACGCCACCTGCTGGAATTTGGAGCATTGGTAGACAGACCAGATGTCAAACTTCAGACTCCATTATTGGTGGCGTTGAAGAATTTCCACTTCGATTGTGCAGAAGTGTTATTAGAGCAAGGAGCTAACCCTAACGGGGACCCACACCATGTCACCACACCTTTGTATGTCATGACAATGCAGGGCTCATTTAGAGGAATGAAG TTACTGTTAGAACATGGTGCTGACACTTCTGTAGCTAATAACCACATCCTACCCATGATGTCCCTGCACGTCCCATTGTGTCCCATTCAGATTGCTCTGGCTTATAAACAATATCCCTGTGTACGACTGCTGCTTAATTACGGGTCTGAAACTGACTATCTACCCTCGCACAGTCCCAGTAGGGATCAGGACCACATGATGCTCTATGATCTTTGCATCAGTAAAATGTGCATTTTGGTGGCATTTCAACTTCTCTATGAGTCTGGTACCAATATATACATACGACCAAAGGATAGTAAACAAGCTTGGGAGCTGGAGGAGAGACCGGGTATCAAGGGCTACCTAAAATACATCACAG GTATGTAA